A genomic window from Fibrobacterota bacterium includes:
- a CDS encoding IS630 family transposase, translated as MLGAQDQRPEKGDGKFLSDERESEVRKLITDSTPDQMKMPFALWNRQAVQELIYSRYGISLVITAVGKYLKKWGFTVQVPTIKKPGQRPPEVKAWLEKEYPEIQAQAMQEDAGIWWGDETAVQNSPNQLRGYSPRGKTPSVTGPRKRVHIHMVSAVSNQGAIRFKLYSEAINVERFKDFLMKMIADAKGRKIILILDNLRVHHAKDLQPWLLENKHLIELRFLPAYSPEMNPDEYLNRDMKSRLSNKPMTSSAEVLESRVLGYMDYLEKEKELVQSFFSYSQVKYAA; from the coding sequence ATGCTTGGTGCCCAAGATCAAAGGCCGGAAAAAGGGGATGGCAAATTCCTTTCGGATGAGCGTGAATCTGAGGTTCGTAAGCTAATTACTGATAGCACCCCAGACCAGATGAAAATGCCGTTTGCACTTTGGAACCGTCAAGCCGTTCAAGAATTGATCTACTCTCGATATGGAATTTCTCTAGTCATCACAGCTGTTGGCAAATATCTGAAAAAGTGGGGCTTCACCGTTCAAGTCCCCACCATCAAGAAACCAGGCCAGCGGCCACCCGAAGTCAAGGCATGGCTTGAGAAGGAATACCCGGAGATCCAAGCCCAAGCCATGCAGGAGGACGCGGGGATTTGGTGGGGGGACGAGACTGCTGTCCAGAACTCTCCGAACCAACTTCGCGGCTACTCACCTCGTGGCAAGACTCCTTCTGTTACAGGTCCGCGCAAGCGCGTCCATATTCACATGGTATCGGCGGTTAGCAACCAAGGCGCGATACGTTTCAAATTGTATTCCGAGGCAATTAACGTCGAGCGATTCAAGGATTTCTTGATGAAAATGATAGCGGACGCCAAGGGGCGCAAAATTATTCTTATCCTCGATAACCTGCGCGTTCATCATGCAAAAGATCTGCAGCCTTGGCTCCTAGAGAATAAGCATCTCATTGAATTGAGATTTCTTCCGGCTTATTCGCCTGAAATGAACCCAGATGAGTATTTGAACCGGGATATGAAATCTAGGCTTTCGAACAAGCCGATGACATCAAGCGCAGAGGTCCTAGAGAGCAGGGTATTAGGCTACATGGATTACCTGGAAAAGGAAAAAGAATTGGTCCAATCATTTTTCTCTTACAGCCAAGTCAAGTATGCTGCATGA
- a CDS encoding DUF4240 domain-containing protein, with translation MDKDHFWGLIDKLALASNSQGKFTKSLNAELGKLSLEELLHFQFIYEIYELAVLTARSNLIWSALYLINGGKGSDTYAFAGWLISQGKLSYMSALKNADYLANLDVKKDKCVYANFRSLAVAIYKRNSGVGDRVYTKVENQFWQSPERSAEKQSIESEIVFSPIVRNRDWELSEIEVVLPNLHGKLAQMPPERKIG, from the coding sequence ATGGATAAAGATCATTTTTGGGGGCTTATAGATAAGCTCGCCTTAGCTTCAAATTCACAGGGAAAATTCACAAAATCATTAAATGCTGAATTGGGCAAGCTGTCGCTAGAGGAATTGCTTCACTTCCAGTTCATATACGAAATATATGAACTAGCTGTATTGACAGCTCGCAGCAATTTAATTTGGAGCGCACTGTATCTGATCAATGGCGGAAAAGGCTCAGATACATATGCTTTTGCTGGATGGCTTATATCACAAGGCAAGCTCTCTTATATGAGCGCTTTGAAAAATGCGGACTATTTGGCGAACTTAGATGTCAAGAAAGACAAATGCGTATATGCTAATTTTAGATCGCTGGCTGTAGCCATATACAAAAGAAACTCTGGAGTTGGCGATAGAGTCTACACTAAAGTTGAAAATCAGTTTTGGCAATCGCCTGAACGGAGCGCGGAAAAACAGTCAATTGAAAGCGAAATAGTATTCAGTCCAATAGTCAGAAACAGGGATTGGGAATTGAGTGAAATTGAAGTTGTGTTGCCGAATCTGCATGGCAAATTAGCGCAAATGCCGCCGGAGCGAAAAATTGGATAG